The following coding sequences lie in one Candidatus Neomarinimicrobiota bacterium genomic window:
- a CDS encoding cytochrome b/b6 domain-containing protein, translating to MVTGKEIQRQWVCTVAIILFSCGFIHGQGEEEYEPIDEGSCVECHETGAHETVIAEDISHSSHEDIGCLDCHGDKDTMPHRKDTGLLVGDEECRGCHEKESEEYKIHGRLEVEETEDIPSCASCHGDHDILPSTAKLSKVHPVNLPGTCGICHEDLDLTRKYELLLDHPVEVYENSIHGKATRGGIYVAATCNDCHSTGGSAHRIFSPGNRESAVNHFNIPKTCGECHKGIESDFWEGIHGKLVARGETDAPVCTDCHGEHGIISPSDPRSPVSRARVAEVTCSPCHESTRLNEKYGLPMGRLVTFIDSYHGLKSKAGDVRVANCASCHGVHRILPSSAPTSTIHPSNLRTTCGECHPGISAELAATPIHGISGEGLRTPAADVVEKIYIAAIIVIIGLMVIHWVIDLIRQIRLVMAKPQVRRMTPGEVWQHSLLMISFIVLIISGFSLRFSESWISTLIFGWSGGFEFRGTVHRYAAVVFMITALWHVFYLFTPRGSRFVKDIWPRVHDFREFWQRILYNLGRVDKTPQFKRFSYIEKAEYWALAWGTVVMIGTGLLLWFDNYIVQFLPRGVLDVSLVIHYWEAWLATLAVFVWHLWSTVFNPHVYPMNPSWMTGRMPEDMYAHEHPKHLDEAKRETKEWVEKESGGASGVDTSE from the coding sequence ATGGTGACAGGTAAAGAGATCCAAAGGCAATGGGTCTGCACCGTTGCAATTATTCTTTTTTCTTGCGGGTTCATTCACGGCCAGGGGGAAGAGGAGTATGAACCCATCGATGAAGGCTCCTGCGTTGAGTGCCATGAGACGGGAGCCCACGAGACTGTTATTGCTGAAGACATTTCTCACTCTTCGCATGAAGACATCGGTTGCCTCGACTGTCATGGAGACAAAGATACGATGCCCCACCGGAAGGATACGGGGTTACTCGTAGGAGATGAGGAGTGTCGAGGCTGTCATGAAAAGGAATCAGAAGAGTACAAAATCCACGGAAGACTGGAAGTGGAAGAGACAGAGGACATACCGTCATGCGCAAGCTGTCATGGCGACCACGACATTCTTCCCTCGACTGCCAAATTGTCGAAAGTTCACCCGGTGAATCTGCCCGGTACGTGCGGCATCTGCCACGAAGATCTAGATTTGACAAGGAAATACGAGCTGCTTCTCGACCATCCCGTTGAGGTGTATGAAAACAGTATCCACGGGAAAGCGACACGAGGGGGGATCTATGTTGCGGCCACCTGTAATGATTGTCACTCAACTGGAGGGAGCGCCCACAGGATATTCTCGCCTGGAAATCGGGAGTCAGCGGTAAATCACTTTAACATACCGAAAACTTGCGGCGAATGCCATAAAGGGATTGAAAGTGACTTCTGGGAAGGCATTCACGGGAAGCTGGTCGCAAGAGGTGAAACGGATGCACCGGTATGCACTGATTGCCACGGGGAGCACGGAATTATTTCTCCTTCTGACCCACGTTCCCCGGTATCCCGGGCCCGGGTGGCTGAGGTGACCTGTTCCCCGTGTCATGAGTCCACACGATTGAATGAGAAGTACGGATTACCCATGGGACGGCTGGTCACGTTTATTGACAGTTATCACGGTTTGAAGAGTAAAGCTGGGGATGTGAGGGTTGCCAACTGTGCCTCCTGCCATGGAGTTCACAGGATCCTTCCCAGTTCAGCTCCCACATCAACCATTCATCCCAGTAACCTTCGTACCACGTGTGGAGAATGTCATCCGGGGATTTCTGCCGAGCTAGCCGCTACGCCCATTCATGGCATCAGTGGCGAGGGTCTTCGAACTCCAGCTGCGGACGTGGTTGAGAAGATCTATATCGCGGCCATTATTGTTATCATTGGATTGATGGTGATACACTGGGTTATTGATCTCATCAGACAGATTCGCCTGGTCATGGCCAAGCCCCAGGTCCGGCGAATGACCCCTGGCGAGGTGTGGCAGCACTCGCTGCTCATGATCAGCTTTATTGTTCTCATCATTTCGGGATTTTCCCTTCGCTTCAGTGAATCGTGGATTTCCACGCTTATCTTTGGCTGGAGTGGAGGTTTTGAATTTCGGGGAACGGTCCACCGGTACGCGGCCGTAGTTTTCATGATTACCGCTCTCTGGCACGTATTTTACCTTTTCACACCGCGGGGAAGCAGGTTTGTTAAAGACATCTGGCCACGGGTACACGATTTCAGGGAATTCTGGCAACGAATCCTGTACAATCTTGGCCGCGTGGACAAAACGCCCCAATTCAAGCGGTTCAGTTATATTGAAAAAGCTGAATACTGGGCCCTGGCCTGGGGCACGGTCGTCATGATCGGTACAGGTTTGCTTCTGTGGTTTGACAATTACATTGTCCAGTTCTTGCCAAGAGGGGTGCTCGATGTCTCACTGGTCATCCACTACTGGGAGGCCTGGCTCGCAACTCTGGCAGTCTTCGTATGGCATTTATGGTCCACTGTCTTCAATCCTCACGTCTATCCGATGAATCCGTCCTGGATGACCGGCCGGATGCCCGAGGATATGTACGCCCACGAACATCCCAAGCATCTGGACGAAGCGAAGCGGGAGACGAAGGAATGGGTGGAGAAGGAGAGCGGCGGCGCGTCGGGAGTGGATACGTCGGAGTAA